A single window of Cololabis saira isolate AMF1-May2022 chromosome 24, fColSai1.1, whole genome shotgun sequence DNA harbors:
- the LOC133424939 gene encoding CCR4-NOT transcription complex subunit 9-like isoform X3 has translation MLATGAVDREKIYLWINELSGPETRENALLELSKKRESVPDLAPMLWHSCGTIAALLQEIVNIYPSITPPTLTAHQSNRVCNALALLQCVASHPETRSAFLSAHIPLFLYPFLHTVSKTRPFEYLRLTSLGVIGALVKTDEQEVINFLLTTEIIPLCLRIMESGSELSKTVATFILQKILLDDTGLAYICQTYERFSHVAMILGKMVLQLSKEPSARLLKHVVRCYLRLSDNSRAREALRQCLPDQLKDSTFETVLKDDGTTKRWLAQLVKNLQEVPVTDPRGVVLPGQ, from the exons ATGCTGGCGACGGGAGCG GTGGACCGGGAGAAAATCTACCTGTGGATCAACGAGCTGTCGGGGCCGGAGACGAGAGAGAACGCTCTGCTGGAACTCAGCAAGAAACGGGAGAGCGTTCCGGACCTGGCGCCCATGCTGTGGCACTCGTGTGGAACCATCGCCGCCCTGCTGCAG GAGATCGTCAACATCTACCCgtccatcaccccccccaccctgaCGGCCCACCAGTCCAACCGGGTCTGCAACGCCCTggccctgctgcagtgtgtggcCTCACACCCCGAGACCAG GTCAGCGTTCCTGTCGGCCCACATCCCTCTCTTCCTCTACCCGTTCCTGCACACGGTCAGCAAGACCCGGCCCTTCGAGTACCTGAGACTCACCAGCCTGGGGGTCATCG GGGCCCTGGTGAAGACGGATGAGCAGGAGGTGATCAACTTCCTGCTGACCACCGAGATCATCCCTCTGTGTCTGAGGATCATGGAGTCCGGCAGCGAGCTGTCCAAGACG GTGGCCACCTTCATCCTGCAGAAGATCCTGCTGGACGACACGGGCCTGGCTTATATCTGCCAGACCTACGAACGCTTCTCCCACGTAGCCATGATTCTG GGGAAGATGGTGCTGCAACTCTCCAAGGAGCCGTCGGCTCGGCTGCTGAAACACGTGGTTCGCTGTTACCTCCGTCTGTCCGACAACTCCAG GGCCCGGGAAGCTCTGCGTCAGTGTCTCCCCGATCAGCTGAAAGACTCCACGTTTGAGACGGTTCTGAAGGACGACGGAACCACCAAGCGCTGGCTGGCCCAGCTGGTGAAGAACCTGCAGGAGGTTCCAGTGACCGACCCGAGGGGGGTGGTGCTGCCGGGCCAGTGA
- the LOC133424939 gene encoding CCR4-NOT transcription complex subunit 9-like isoform X2 — protein sequence MLATGAAVSSALAQVDREKIYLWINELSGPETRENALLELSKKRESVPDLAPMLWHSCGTIAALLQEIVNIYPSITPPTLTAHQSNRVCNALALLQCVASHPETRSAFLSAHIPLFLYPFLHTVSKTRPFEYLRLTSLGVIGALVKTDEQEVINFLLTTEIIPLCLRIMESGSELSKTVATFILQKILLDDTGLAYICQTYERFSHVAMILGKMVLQLSKEPSARLLKHVVRCYLRLSDNSRAREALRQCLPDQLKDSTFETVLKDDGTTKRWLAQLVKNLQEVPVTDPRGVVLPGQ from the exons ATGCTGGCGACGGGAGCG gcGGTGAGCTCTGCTCTGGCCCAGGTGGACCGGGAGAAAATCTACCTGTGGATCAACGAGCTGTCGGGGCCGGAGACGAGAGAGAACGCTCTGCTGGAACTCAGCAAGAAACGGGAGAGCGTTCCGGACCTGGCGCCCATGCTGTGGCACTCGTGTGGAACCATCGCCGCCCTGCTGCAG GAGATCGTCAACATCTACCCgtccatcaccccccccaccctgaCGGCCCACCAGTCCAACCGGGTCTGCAACGCCCTggccctgctgcagtgtgtggcCTCACACCCCGAGACCAG GTCAGCGTTCCTGTCGGCCCACATCCCTCTCTTCCTCTACCCGTTCCTGCACACGGTCAGCAAGACCCGGCCCTTCGAGTACCTGAGACTCACCAGCCTGGGGGTCATCG GGGCCCTGGTGAAGACGGATGAGCAGGAGGTGATCAACTTCCTGCTGACCACCGAGATCATCCCTCTGTGTCTGAGGATCATGGAGTCCGGCAGCGAGCTGTCCAAGACG GTGGCCACCTTCATCCTGCAGAAGATCCTGCTGGACGACACGGGCCTGGCTTATATCTGCCAGACCTACGAACGCTTCTCCCACGTAGCCATGATTCTG GGGAAGATGGTGCTGCAACTCTCCAAGGAGCCGTCGGCTCGGCTGCTGAAACACGTGGTTCGCTGTTACCTCCGTCTGTCCGACAACTCCAG GGCCCGGGAAGCTCTGCGTCAGTGTCTCCCCGATCAGCTGAAAGACTCCACGTTTGAGACGGTTCTGAAGGACGACGGAACCACCAAGCGCTGGCTGGCCCAGCTGGTGAAGAACCTGCAGGAGGTTCCAGTGACCGACCCGAGGGGGGTGGTGCTGCCGGGCCAGTGA
- the LOC133424939 gene encoding CCR4-NOT transcription complex subunit 9-like isoform X1: MLATGAAVSSALAQVDREKIYLWINELSGPETRENALLELSKKRESVPDLAPMLWHSCGTIAALLQEIVNIYPSITPPTLTAHQSNRVCNALALLQCVASHPETRSAFLSAHIPLFLYPFLHTVSKTRPFEYLRLTSLGVIGEFRFWSGPGPDLVPDPVLTGSLISSGALVKTDEQEVINFLLTTEIIPLCLRIMESGSELSKTVATFILQKILLDDTGLAYICQTYERFSHVAMILGKMVLQLSKEPSARLLKHVVRCYLRLSDNSRAREALRQCLPDQLKDSTFETVLKDDGTTKRWLAQLVKNLQEVPVTDPRGVVLPGQ; the protein is encoded by the exons ATGCTGGCGACGGGAGCG gcGGTGAGCTCTGCTCTGGCCCAGGTGGACCGGGAGAAAATCTACCTGTGGATCAACGAGCTGTCGGGGCCGGAGACGAGAGAGAACGCTCTGCTGGAACTCAGCAAGAAACGGGAGAGCGTTCCGGACCTGGCGCCCATGCTGTGGCACTCGTGTGGAACCATCGCCGCCCTGCTGCAG GAGATCGTCAACATCTACCCgtccatcaccccccccaccctgaCGGCCCACCAGTCCAACCGGGTCTGCAACGCCCTggccctgctgcagtgtgtggcCTCACACCCCGAGACCAG GTCAGCGTTCCTGTCGGCCCACATCCCTCTCTTCCTCTACCCGTTCCTGCACACGGTCAGCAAGACCCGGCCCTTCGAGTACCTGAGACTCACCAGCCTGGGGGTCATCGGTGAGTTCAGGTTCTGGTCcggtcctggtccagacctggtcccaGACCCGGTTCTAACGGGGTCTCTTATCTCTTCAGGGGCCCTGGTGAAGACGGATGAGCAGGAGGTGATCAACTTCCTGCTGACCACCGAGATCATCCCTCTGTGTCTGAGGATCATGGAGTCCGGCAGCGAGCTGTCCAAGACG GTGGCCACCTTCATCCTGCAGAAGATCCTGCTGGACGACACGGGCCTGGCTTATATCTGCCAGACCTACGAACGCTTCTCCCACGTAGCCATGATTCTG GGGAAGATGGTGCTGCAACTCTCCAAGGAGCCGTCGGCTCGGCTGCTGAAACACGTGGTTCGCTGTTACCTCCGTCTGTCCGACAACTCCAG GGCCCGGGAAGCTCTGCGTCAGTGTCTCCCCGATCAGCTGAAAGACTCCACGTTTGAGACGGTTCTGAAGGACGACGGAACCACCAAGCGCTGGCTGGCCCAGCTGGTGAAGAACCTGCAGGAGGTTCCAGTGACCGACCCGAGGGGGGTGGTGCTGCCGGGCCAGTGA